Proteins from a genomic interval of Spiroplasma endosymbiont of Lonchoptera lutea:
- a CDS encoding IS3 family transposase (programmed frameshift) — protein MGNKTSYSEEFKKQIVMLYKNDKSVINLGKEYNLPKPTIYSWIKNYNNSGSFKAKDNRTVEENELIYLRKENQQLRMENDIFKASSTDNREKITIINNNKNKYSVRKICKILGLLKSTYYYQTNKCTKFDVNNYEQEVISAFNKSRKIYGARKIKAVLIRKNIILSRRKIRFIMIKNNLVSKYTKLKYCNHKKTVNNDEINNVLNRQFNDKKPNEVVVSDLTYVQVGTKWHYICLLIDLFNREVIGYSAGPNKTAELVQQAFHKITRPLNKITLFHTDRGNEFKNKIIDEILITFKIKRSLSSKGCPYDNAVAEATYKTFKTEFINGKKFANLTQLKCELFDFVNWYNNIRIHGSLNYLTPVEFRKYQST, from the exons ATGGGAAATAAAACCTCATACTCTGAAGAATTTAAAAAACAAATTGTAATGCTATACAAAAATGACAAAAGTGTTATTAATTTAGGGAAAGAATATAATTTACCAAAACCAACTATTTATAGTTGAATTAAAAATTATAATAATTCTGGGTCATTTAAAGCAAAAGATAATCGCACTGTCGAAGAAAATGAATTAATTTACTTGCGAAAAGAAAACCAACAATTACGGATGGAAAATGACATTT TTAAAGCAAGCAGCACTGATAATCGGGAAAAAATAACAATAATTAATAACAACAAAAATAAATATTCAGTGAGGAAAATATGTAAGATTTTAGGTTTACTAAAATCAACATATTATTATCAAACTAATAAATGCACCAAGTTTGATGTTAATAATTATGAACAAGAAGTTATCAGTGCATTTAATAAAAGTCGCAAGATTTATGGTGCTCGTAAAATTAAAGCTGTTTTAATAAGAAAAAATATCATTTTATCACGACGAAAAATCCGATTCATTATGATCAAAAATAATTTGGTTTCTAAATACACCAAGTTAAAATATTGTAATCATAAAAAAACAGTTAATAATGACGAAATTAATAATGTTTTAAATCGTCAATTTAATGACAAAAAACCAAATGAAGTTGTTGTTAGTGATTTAACATATGTTCAAGTTGGCACTAAATGACATTATATTTGTTTATTAATTGACTTGTTTAATCGCGAAGTAATTGGCTATAGTGCTGGGCCAAATAAAACTGCTGAATTAGTTCAACAAGCTTTTCACAAGATAACACGACCATTAAATAAAATAACTTTATTTCATACTGATCGTGGTAATGAGTTTAAAAATAAAATTATTGATGAAATTTTAATAACCTTTAAAATTAAAAGATCATTAAGCTCCAAAGGATGCCCATATGATAATGCTGTTGCTGAAGCAACTTACAAAACCTTTAAAACCGAATTTATTAACGGTAAAAAATTTGCAAACTTAACACAACTAAAATGCGAACTATTTGATTTTGTTAATTGATATAACAATATTCGAATTCATGGCAGTTTAAATTATTTAACTCCCGTTGAATTTAGAAAATACCAGTCTACATAA
- a CDS encoding IS30 family transposase, which produces MYKYLTIESIIAIKEYKSYGFSIRKIAKAIDYSKSTVHRVCKLLNQNLLPLEILNQVQKNKQNAGRKLIILTLTEINTINHLLITKNYALDIIADFLKKNKIKNISTKTLYNMFKTNRMGFDEKNLLRKGKNKPHKQKETRGRINNCKSIHERNLIIPNIKNIQEFGHLEGDTIVGKDHKSSIITLADIWSKTTIPLKTKNHKAESITQSIIKFISKLIPGTIKTITFDRDKEFSKWKLIEKNCNVKIYFADAGKPCQRGLNENNNGILRRYLPKSTDLSSYKQKDLNSIAFQINSTPRKSLSYKRPIDLIQLF; this is translated from the coding sequence ATGTATAAGTATCTGACTATTGAATCAATAATAGCAATAAAAGAATATAAAAGTTATGGATTTTCTATTCGTAAAATAGCAAAAGCAATTGATTATAGTAAATCAACTGTACACAGAGTTTGTAAATTATTAAATCAAAACTTATTACCATTAGAAATATTGAATCAAGTTCAAAAAAATAAACAAAATGCAGGTAGAAAATTAATAATTTTAACTTTAACAGAAATTAATACTATCAATCATTTGTTAATTACTAAAAATTATGCTCTTGATATAATTGCTGATTTTTTAAAGAAAAATAAAATAAAAAATATTTCAACAAAAACTTTATATAACATGTTTAAAACAAATCGAATGGGTTTTGATGAAAAAAATTTATTGAGAAAAGGCAAAAATAAACCTCATAAACAAAAAGAAACTAGGGGCAGAATTAATAATTGTAAATCTATTCATGAAAGAAATTTAATCATTCCAAATATTAAAAATATACAAGAATTTGGCCATTTAGAGGGAGATACTATCGTTGGTAAAGATCATAAAAGTTCTATTATTACTTTAGCTGATATATGATCAAAAACCACAATTCCTTTGAAAACTAAAAATCATAAAGCAGAAAGTATTACACAAAGTATAATAAAATTTATTTCAAAATTAATACCAGGAACAATTAAAACTATTACTTTTGATCGTGATAAAGAATTTAGTAAATGAAAATTAATTGAAAAAAATTGTAATGTTAAAATTTATTTTGCAGATGCCGGAAAACCTTGTCAAAGAGGTTTAAATGAGAACAATAATGGTATTTTAAGAAGATATTTACCAAAATCTACTGATTTATCTTCATATAAACAAAAAGACTTAAATTCTATAGCATTTCAAATTAATTCTACACCCAGAAAATCATTATCTTATAAAAGACCAATAGATTTAATACAATTATTTTAA
- a CDS encoding IS3 family transposase (programmed frameshift): protein MGNKTSYSEEFKKQIVMLYKNDKSVINLGKEYNLPKPTIYSWIKNYNNSGSFKAKDNRTVEENELIYLRKENQQLRMENDIFKASSTDNREKITIINNNKNKYSVRKICKILGLLKSTYYYQTNKCTKFDVNNYEQEVISAFNKSRKIYGARKIKAVLIRKNIILSRRKIRFIMIKNNLVSKYTKLKYCNHKKTVNNDEINNVLNRQFNDKKPNEVVVSDLTYVQVGTKWHYICLLIDLFNREVIGYSAGPNKTAELVQQAFHKTTRPLNKITLFHTDRGNEFKNKIIDEILITFKIKRSLSSKGCPYDNAVAEATYKTFKTEFINGKKFANLTQLKCELFDFVNWYNNIRIHGSLNYLTPVEFRKYQST, encoded by the exons ATGGGAAATAAAACCTCATACTCTGAAGAATTTAAAAAACAAATTGTAATGCTATACAAAAATGACAAAAGTGTTATTAATTTAGGGAAAGAATATAATTTACCAAAACCAACTATTTATAGTTGAATTAAAAATTATAATAATTCTGGGTCATTTAAAGCAAAAGATAATCGCACTGTCGAAGAAAATGAATTAATTTACTTGCGAAAAGAAAACCAACAATTACGAATGGAAAATGACATTT TTAAAGCAAGCAGCACTGATAATCGGGAAAAAATAACAATAATTAATAACAACAAAAATAAATATTCAGTGAGGAAAATATGTAAGATTTTAGGTTTACTAAAATCAACATATTATTATCAAACTAATAAATGCACCAAGTTTGATGTTAATAATTATGAACAAGAAGTTATCAGTGCATTTAATAAAAGTCGTAAGATTTATGGTGCTCGTAAAATTAAAGCTGTTTTAATAAGAAAAAATATCATTTTATCACGACGAAAAATCCGATTCATTATGATCAAAAATAATTTGGTTTCTAAATACACCAAGTTAAAATATTGTAATCATAAAAAAACAGTTAATAATGACGAAATTAATAATGTTTTAAATCGTCAATTTAATGACAAAAAACCAAATGAAGTTGTTGTTAGTGATTTAACATATGTTCAAGTTGGCACTAAATGACATTATATTTGTTTATTAATTGACTTGTTTAATCGCGAAGTAATTGGCTATAGTGCTGGACCAAATAAAACTGCTGAATTAGTTCAACAAGCTTTTCACAAGACAACACGACCATTAAATAAAATAACTTTATTTCATACTGATCGTGGTAATGAGTTTAAAAATAAAATTATTGATGAAATTTTAATAACCTTTAAAATTAAAAGATCATTAAGCTCCAAAGGATGCCCATATGATAATGCTGTTGCTGAAGCAACTTACAAAACCTTTAAAACCGAATTTATTAACGGTAAAAAATTTGCAAACTTAACACAACTAAAATGCGAACTATTTGATTTTGTTAATTGATATAACAATATTCGAATTCATGGCAGTTTAAATTATTTAACTCCCGTTGAATTTAGAAAATACCAGTCTACATAA
- a CDS encoding Mbov_0401 family ICE element transposase-like protein has protein sequence MANEYEKLDEYLYKYHYRLKQGYKVVHFAPRTIITIFGDVTFKRRRYKYWNQKSGKFEYVCLLDKEIGLLPKQRIYFDVQFKVLSLLSDGKRYRDVLDALNHCYISKASISNILNKYDIAEYFQLAEKETKTSIDVKNKDLYIQLDETFLATSYHKVKQDQRIRLVTFHTGHKEKNYKNARRALENKRGHFLMLKVGKRINTMDYRDLLIRELQKYYVNINYDRIIVCGDGDTWIREIANSFGNVRYILDGYHAIKKLKQTAFNIIFKNRKVTLNSWIKLYKDGNHQELIKTIRNIAKNELNKDIKINLRKASNYFSNNMDRLQ, from the coding sequence ATAGCTAATGAATACGAAAAACTAGATGAATATTTATATAAATATCATTATCGCTTAAAACAAGGTTATAAAGTAGTTCATTTTGCGCCAAGAACAATTATTACAATTTTTGGTGATGTTACTTTTAAACGACGCCGATATAAATATTGAAATCAAAAATCAGGTAAATTTGAATATGTATGTTTGTTGGATAAAGAAATTGGTCTATTACCTAAACAACGCATTTATTTTGATGTCCAATTTAAAGTTTTGAGTCTTTTGAGTGATGGTAAACGATATCGCGATGTTTTAGACGCTCTAAATCATTGTTATATTTCAAAAGCTAGTATTTCGAATATTTTAAATAAATATGATATTGCCGAATATTTTCAACTAGCAGAAAAAGAAACTAAAACTAGCATTGATGTCAAAAATAAGGATTTATATATTCAGCTAGATGAAACATTTTTAGCGACATCATATCATAAAGTTAAACAAGACCAAAGAATTCGTTTAGTTACTTTTCATACCGGACATAAAGAAAAAAATTACAAAAATGCTCGTAGAGCGTTAGAAAATAAACGGGGTCATTTTCTAATGTTAAAAGTTGGTAAAAGAATAAATACGATGGATTATCGTGATTTATTAATTAGAGAATTACAAAAATATTATGTGAATATTAATTATGACAGAATAATTGTTTGTGGTGATGGGGATACTTGAATTAGAGAAATTGCCAATAGTTTTGGTAATGTTAGATATATTTTAGATGGTTATCACGCTATTAAAAAATTAAAACAAACTGCGTTTAATATTATTTTTAAAAATCGCAAAGTAACACTAAATAGTTGAATTAAATTATATAAGGATGGAAATCATCAAGAATTAATCAAAACCATTCGTAATATTGCTAAAAATGAATTAAATAAAGATATTAAAATAAATTTAAGAAAGGCTAGTAATTATTTCAGTAATAATATGGATAGGCTACAATAA
- a CDS encoding rolling circle replication-associated protein, whose protein sequence is MNLQAQNPTDFYMKTIYYGQYIRNIVMPLERIKANNRNVSGLKNKGNCDTKLLNSNIRAKSNVIRKAYHNFWDCKKLTFLTLTYADVNEFDIRKCKRDLNKFFKKLKYWFKVKNKNIKYLYTYEYQKRGVIHFHILITEKIPHKIILQFWPYGINKNIRVRENTNEMVVKYCSKYITKNVLNEKSLNQYDLNIKAYQFSYNCQNPITRKQIFTDTLNNIVNRTVNSEFVKYLKSKVNKFKTKMCGAIYEFKNINYVDFESENYTSLESLRFRNQLSWIVNINGTVF, encoded by the coding sequence ATGAATTTACAAGCTCAAAATCCGACTGATTTTTATATGAAAACCATTTATTACGGTCAATATATTCGTAATATTGTTATGCCTTTAGAACGCATCAAAGCAAATAACCGCAATGTTAGCGGTTTAAAAAATAAAGGTAATTGTGATACAAAACTGCTTAATAGTAATATTCGTGCAAAATCTAATGTTATTCGGAAGGCATATCATAATTTTTGAGACTGTAAAAAACTTACATTCTTAACTCTTACTTATGCTGATGTTAATGAATTTGACATTAGAAAATGTAAGCGCGATTTAAATAAATTTTTTAAAAAATTAAAATATTGATTTAAAGTTAAAAATAAAAATATTAAGTATTTGTATACATATGAATATCAGAAAAGAGGCGTTATTCATTTTCATATTTTAATCACCGAAAAAATACCCCATAAAATTATTTTACAATTTTGACCTTACGGAATTAATAAAAATATTAGAGTTCGTGAGAATACTAATGAAATGGTTGTAAAATATTGCTCCAAATATATAACTAAAAATGTCCTGAATGAAAAATCATTAAATCAGTATGATTTAAATATCAAGGCTTATCAATTCTCTTATAACTGTCAAAACCCCATTACTAGAAAACAAATATTTACCGATACTTTGAATAATATTGTTAATAGAACCGTAAATTCTGAATTTGTAAAGTACTTAAAATCAAAAGTTAATAAATTTAAAACTAAAATGTGCGGAGCAATCTATGAATTTAAAAATATTAATTATGTAGACTTTGAAAGTGAAAATTATACTTCGTTAGAAAGTTTAAGATTTAGAAATCAACTCTCCTGAATTGTAAATATAAATGGGACAGTTTTTTAA
- a CDS encoding lipoprotein produces MKKILSILVAITLIETSTTSLVACSTPQYSEDELTKLKEENKIMMLQKQLWNDKIKTLRVL; encoded by the coding sequence ATGAAAAAGATATTAAGTATTTTGGTAGCAATTACTTTAATAGAAACAAGTACAACAAGTTTAGTTGCTTGTAGTACACCACAATATAGCGAAGATGAATTAACAAAACTAAAAGAAGAAAACAAAATAATGATGTTACAGAAACAATTATGGAATGATAAAATAAAGACGTTAAGGGTTTTATAA
- a CDS encoding IS3 family transposase (programmed frameshift), with product MGNKTSYSEEFKKQIVMLYKNDKSVINLGKEYNLPKPTIYSWIKNYNNSGSFKAKDNRTVEENELIYLRKENQQLRMENDIFKASSTDNREKITIINNNKNKYSVRKICKILGLLKSTYYYQTNKCTKFDVNNYEQEVISAFNKSRKIYGARKIKAVLIRKNIILSRRKIRFIMIKNNLVSKYTKLKYCNHKKTVNNDEINNVLNRQFNDKKPNEVVVSDLTYVQVGTKWHYICLLIDLFNREVIGYSAGPNKTAELVQQAFHKITRPLNKITLFHTDRGNEFKNKIIDEILITFKIKRSLSSKGCPYDNAVAEATYKTFKTEFINDKKFANLTQLKYELFDFVNWYNNIRIHGSLNYLTPVEFRKYQST from the exons ATGGGAAATAAAACCTCATACTCTGAAGAATTTAAAAAACAAATTGTAATGCTATACAAAAATGACAAAAGTGTTATTAATTTAGGGAAAGAATATAATTTACCAAAACCAACTATTTATAGTTGAATTAAAAATTATAATAATTCTGGGTCATTTAAAGCAAAAGATAATCGCACTGTCGAAGAAAATGAATTAATTTACTTGCGAAAAGAAAACCAACAATTACGAATGGAAAATGACATTT TTAAAGCAAGCAGCACTGATAATCGGGAAAAAATAACAATAATTAATAACAACAAAAATAAATATTCAGTGAGGAAAATATGTAAGATTTTAGGTTTACTAAAATCAACATATTATTATCAAACTAATAAATGCACCAAGTTTGATGTTAATAATTATGAACAAGAAGTTATCAGTGCATTTAATAAAAGTCGTAAGATTTATGGTGCTCGTAAAATTAAAGCTGTTTTAATAAGAAAAAATATCATTTTATCACGACGAAAAATCCGATTCATTATGATCAAAAATAATTTGGTTTCTAAATACACCAAGTTAAAATATTGTAATCATAAAAAAACAGTTAATAATGACGAAATTAATAATGTTTTAAATCGTCAATTTAATGACAAAAAACCAAATGAAGTTGTTGTTAGTGATTTAACATATGTTCAAGTTGGCACTAAATGACATTATATTTGTTTATTAATTGACTTGTTTAATCGCGAAGTAATTGGCTATAGTGCTGGACCAAATAAAACTGCTGAATTAGTTCAACAAGCTTTTCACAAGATAACACGACCATTAAATAAAATAACTTTATTTCATACTGATCGTGGTAATGAGTTTAAAAATAAAATTATTGATGAAATTTTAATAACCTTTAAAATTAAAAGATCATTAAGCTCCAAAGGATGCCCATATGATAATGCTGTTGCTGAAGCAACTTACAAAACCTTTAAAACCGAATTTATTAACGATAAAAAATTTGCAAACTTAACACAACTAAAATACGAACTATTTGATTTTGTTAATTGATATAACAATATTCGAATTCATGGCAGTTTAAATTATTTAACTCCCGTTGAATTTAGAAAATACCAGTCTACATAA
- a CDS encoding IS3 family transposase (programmed frameshift), translating into MGNKTSYSEEFKKQIVMLYKNDKSVINLGKEYNLPKPTIYSWIKNYNNSGSFKAKDNRTVEENELIYLRKENQQLRMENDIFKASSTDNREKITIINNNKNKYSVRKICKILGLLKSTYYYQTNKCTKFDVNNYEQEVISAFNKSRKIYGARKIKAVLIRKNIILSRRKIRFIMIKNNLVSKYTKLKYCNHKKIVNNDEINNVLNRQFNDKKPNEVVVSDLTYVQVGTKWHYICLLIDLFNREVIGYSAGPNKTAELVQQAFHKITRPLNKITLFHTDRGNEFKNKIIDEILITFKIKRSLSSKGCPYDNAVAEATYKTFKTEFINGKKFANLTQLKCELFDFVNWYNNIRIHGSLNYLTPVEFRKYQST; encoded by the exons ATGGGAAATAAAACCTCATACTCTGAAGAATTTAAAAAACAAATTGTAATGCTATACAAAAATGACAAAAGTGTTATTAATTTAGGGAAAGAATATAATTTACCAAAACCAACTATTTATAGTTGAATTAAAAATTATAATAATTCTGGGTCATTTAAAGCAAAAGATAATCGCACTGTCGAAGAAAATGAATTAATTTACTTGCGAAAAGAAAACCAACAATTACGAATGGAAAATGACATTT TTAAAGCAAGCAGCACTGATAATCGGGAAAAAATAACAATAATTAATAACAACAAAAATAAATATTCAGTGAGGAAAATATGTAAGATTTTAGGTTTACTAAAATCAACATATTATTATCAAACTAATAAATGCACCAAGTTTGATGTTAATAATTATGAACAAGAAGTTATCAGTGCATTTAATAAAAGTCGCAAGATTTATGGTGCTCGTAAAATTAAAGCTGTTTTAATAAGAAAAAATATCATTTTATCACGACGAAAAATCCGATTCATTATGATCAAAAATAATTTGGTTTCTAAATACACCAAGTTAAAATATTGTAATCATAAAAAAATAGTTAATAATGACGAAATTAATAATGTTTTAAATCGTCAATTTAATGACAAAAAACCAAATGAAGTTGTTGTTAGTGATTTAACATATGTTCAAGTTGGCACTAAATGACATTATATTTGTTTATTAATTGACTTGTTTAATCGCGAAGTAATTGGCTATAGTGCTGGACCAAATAAAACTGCTGAATTAGTTCAACAAGCTTTTCACAAGATAACACGACCATTAAATAAAATAACTTTATTTCATACTGATCGTGGTAATGAGTTTAAAAATAAAATTATTGATGAAATTTTAATAACCTTTAAAATTAAAAGATCATTAAGCTCCAAAGGATGCCCATATGATAATGCTGTTGCTGAAGCAACTTACAAAACCTTTAAAACCGAATTTATTAACGGTAAAAAATTTGCAAACTTAACACAACTAAAATGCGAACTATTTGATTTTGTTAATTGATATAACAATATTCGAATTCATGGCAGTTTAAATTATTTAACTCCCGTTGAATTTAGAAAATACCAGTCTACATAA